The sequence below is a genomic window from Uranotaenia lowii strain MFRU-FL chromosome 2, ASM2978415v1, whole genome shotgun sequence.
gatgggaattatgaccaggtggactttatggcgtaggagtacttagtatcatgagtcgtccaattgaacccatggacccagagtagcatactggggggccTCGGGTGgtcaacaagtaaaaaaaaggtcaaaccACGAGCAACTCGGGTTGGTTTTCCAAAACTCGAATATCGCAGCTGAAGAGGTCATTatcagtggtgaaaatttcatcaagattgaagcagccagtcaaaagttatcgacgatggaacgcgaaaggcgagagaaaattctgcacactcacgtagagaaaccgacgtggtcaggggtaaagatcgcgaaattcctgaaatatccaaaatcgactgtaaattcggtacTGGAACAttacccttacggtggatcgagcaaaacaaacaaggcgtaaaagtggaacatatgactggaagctgcgagcaaaggtaattcgatcagttcacaataattctggaatctccttgcgtgatttggcgaaaaagttcaagacgaaccacagtacagctcgacgaatttgtttgcaagaaggcttgcggtagtatcatgcaagcaaacaccccaacaggacgctgaaacaaaacctggttgccaaaaccagggcaaggaagttgtacgagaaagtgttgaccaagtacctacaacggatgcattttgatggacgacgaaacttacgtcaaaatggattttggacaaatacccggtaacaaattttaccttgcgaagcgtaaagggaatgttgcgggtagattcaagtttgttttcgcagataaatttgatctgtagttgtgggaagaaaactaagattttcatcactggggacacgatgaatggaaatgtttacaaagaagaatgtctcaagaagagggttttgccattcattcggtcccacaaaggtccgctGAAGTTCTGGCTGGACCTgtcaagctgccactacagccgggatgtcgttaagtggtataaggagaacaagatcgattttgttgaaaaaagtatcagtccaccaaactgtccggattatcgtcccatcgagaaatattgggtgATAGTTAAgggaaaactgaagaaatgaggcaaaaccatgaaaaactccgctcaaatggaaaagtggtggaacaagatggcgaatgaggtaatgggtggtatcacaaaaaagttcaaaaattcatccgaGAAGCTGACAAATGATTAATGGAAATTAATGTTGTTTATTTCATGTAAGCctcttttcgaaaatttgaactcGAATTCAGGGAATGGTGGCGTTGATGAGATTTTGAAAGCAATTACAGAATGCTGCTCTACATTATTcccagaaatgaaaattgaatttcaaaaggCAGACAGGCAAATCCTAGCTTTCTGAGCTTGTGTGATTTAATATTGACAAACGGCTCATCGAAGATCATTCATATGAAATTCACACGCTCGATTGCTTTCGTACTCTCGAAATTAAATTCAGATCAGAGTTGACAAACATTTGTGTGTGTTTATGTGTATGTCCTGAAGATTTTGTTTGCGTTTGAGGTTTATCTGCCCATATTTCACCCCTTCATGTGCAGAGCATCAACAAACTGGAATTATGTGCTACCCACATCGAATCTTTGTACATCTCAATCATGTAATAACTTGTTGAACTGTCGTCTCCTCAATACTTGACCTCAGCCATTCATCTGAACAGCATCTGAGCATAGATGTTTTGTTAGGTGGCCAGCGCTGGGTGCCTTTCATTGATTAAGCTAAAAGTTAAGTGAGTTTTTGCCAAGAGCAATCCATACTTGTGTATAGGTATCTGTTTGAGGAATGTGTCATTTGCCTTTTTATCAGTCATGAATATTTCCTTGAAAGCTATTAGAGTAATGTTTCTTCAGTAAACAGGGAAAGTTAGAGGAGGTATTTCGATATTGTCGGGTCAGTGTCCTAAAAAAGgtaatttgaaaacaataatttttcaataaattctttGAAAGTACCAAAGTCAGTCATCAGAAGGCATTCCTTGAATTCTTCTAAGCTCCTGATTGGATTGGACCCGATTCTGAAATGGAAACATCCTAGCAAGGATTTTGATCTTAGGATCAAAATTTGTCTCCAGGGGGACAATTGGTGTCCGGTATCGAAACCTTTGATATTCCTTCCATGTAAACGTTTATATTTTCATGTCACATTGATGCTACCTGAGAATGAAAGCTGGTTTAAATAGAGAGAATTactttgattgattgattcCCCCTGAACAAGATATTGAATCCCCCCCAgaaaattctgacaattttgacaattttgacaattttgacagttttgacaattttgacaattttgacaattttgacaattttgacaattttgacaattttgacaattttgacaatttcgacaattttaattCTAGCTTTGTATGTTTTAAGTTTTGAACTcatatttatttgtattttatatttgatttgaattttctgagTTAAATATATCAATTCAAGAACGATGCTATTTCCTTTCATTCATAACCAAACCAAACTCAACGTAAATTAATTTAGAAACCAATCGATTCAATAATAGAGGGGTAACTCGGTGTTCGCTCCAATCTCACAATGCTCGCATCGTGAAAATCTTTTTCCAATATAAGAAAACACACCCCGAAGCGTGTTCCATCATTTCCCTTGACGGGACTTTTCCTGGACTGATTCTGACCAACcgatcatccccccttaccactTCCATCTGCGAATGTATGGTTAGGGTTTCACGTTACTCGAATTGTTCCCCTATATTGGTAGAAGATATCTAACTCCCCTCCAAACATACGAACTCATTCAATTTTCCACTCACGACAAACCCATCAGAGATCGTTTCAAATTGTTGGCAGATTGCTTCAGGATTTTTgcttgttcatatttttttcttcttgcggTTTTACAACAGAATCAAGCTGACTGGACGGACAGCGAACCGTCTTTTTGTTCCGTTTGTTTTCCACTTTGACGGGAGCGATTCTCTTTTAGCTGGCTTCTATTGGAAGGGTACATCAGTGATAAGAATTGCTTCCAACAATAGCCAAAGGACAGTTTCTTCCTAGTGTGTGTTCTGAATGAAttgatgctgtttttttttttttgtttggaaaccAGAGGAGGATGTTCCATGCTTGTTGTTGGGATTGTTTTgataacaataataacaatCATAAATGTGGATGACTCCAGTGATTTTTTGTCCTTAGAAAAACCTCAATCTATTGTGTTCCAATGAAGGGTTTCATCAATCGGTGATTATGACAATAATGGGAGAATCATGAGTGGATTGTAAACTGGAAACATACTTGAACCCATCATCATATTTTGCAAAATCCGGAAACTTCAGCCTGTGAGGAAAGGAAGGTTTTGTTGGTAttcgatgaaaacaaaaattcaacatatGGGAAAGCAAGGTCtcaaattggttaaaattttgGGGATCATTAAGATAAAGGAGTGCTCATCCCTGATTCTCGCCAtattttttccggttttcttGAACCCATCATCAATGTGTGCAAAATTCGCAAACTTCAGCCTGTGAGGAGAGGAAGGAATTGTAGCTTCAATACATACAAAAATATAACTTAGATATGGGAAAGCAAGGGTCATTacagaatttattaaaaactttttctcaTACTTTAGATCTCTTAATGCAATACTATCAGCAATTTGttacaaatctttaaaaaaaattgacattttgtTGGATAATGAAGACAACGAAGTGCTCATTCTTGATAccagcaatatttttttcaggaaattcaGGGAATCGGAAAGTTTGTCAGCCCAATTTTGGATATGACCAGTATTATTCCAAGTCCTATATAGGGTAAGTGTGCCTTATTTCGATATATTTTGTCAGGGGTCTTTAGATTTGATAAGAGTAAGCCAAATCTTCAATTAcaagacataaaatttttagGTTACTTAGTTCCAAATTATTTAAGGCACTcgattaaagttttaaataatcatttgaagctttaattttcaaaaactaatgtgtttttaaaagtgtgtcgatgttcctaatttggcacttattgttattaattttttacatatgtGTTCCTTATTATGGACATAGAAAGGAAAAGTGTATCAGCGTACTCAATATTTGTTCCTAATTCTACATATGATTatcttttttattagttttatgaGAAAATTCTTGAAACACACCTTtacttttataatattttttggaatacGACCAGAGAAAACATGCCTATTAAAATTCTACAACAAGttcgtttttgtcagttttgaataAAGAAGTGGATGTTagcttataaaaaatcattttttcattgttcaatTCGGACAGATAAAACctgctttttttcaacaattttttttcattgaccgATTATCATATTTGAATAAGTAGAACATTTAAagtaatggatacaaataagtttACAACGTATTTCAATCAGACtctaatttcaattttccatttcaattctgttctcgttgagaagctgtcagaaaaatgattgtttacttttattttttgagtcttcaatcctttgttatttttcctctTCAAACAACTTGTATGCATCCATTGCATTTGAAAGTTCGTCAATGCGGGTGATAGaacaggaaaatattttttctttagtttcgatgtttcttttttttgtggtgACTGAGGTAACTTCAAGAACTGCGCAAAATTATCTGCTTTGCAAGTTTGTTACATATTCCATGATTTAAGAATAAAACCGAATAAGATAATTTGTTTCGATGAAAGAATTACCTTTGAGTGCATTTCTATCGCGTGTAGGTTTCTCAGATTCGTCTTCGATTTGAGGATGAATTGAGAAGCTTTGGACTATCATCGCCCATTAAATACATGtgacaaatttagattttcctgGTCTGTAGCACACTTCAAGAAGTTTTTCTGTTGTTCTTCAATTATTGGAAGATCAATAATATCAATATGCTCTGCTTTGAGCTGCAGTTTTCAGCTGAAATATGtgtataaaaattctaaattcaatctATTCTCTGTacattggaataatttttatgttaaaatctcctgcaattttcgagaaaacgattttattgttaAAGTGAAAGACAAAttgttcaatgatttaaaatagttgttttgaatttttgaacaacgattttctttaaacttttgaacAATCCACATACCCATCAAGTCATGAATatggataagtttttattaaggAATAGACACatggttttttaaaagcttCCTTAAATTCAATTATAGCTATGGTGTCTATAGCTTTGAAGCATCTTGTCTATTTCCAGAACTTCTTCGGGTTTCTTAAACAACGCtctgttaaatttttcataaatattttttcgacatttaCATATAGCTTTGAAATACactatagttaaaaaaattatcatgtttaACTTATGACCGTTTATTTAACAgtcagttgaaaataaagttaatataaaacaatttttacaactttccgtcaatcattattttatttgtttgacgTCAatcatattcatttaaaaaaacgttataactgCAATATAGTTGGTAACattttactatgaaaaattaAGAACACACTGAAACAAGTGTTCCTAATTATCGACATAGCATTTCTTTtagtttttacttgaaaaaaacatgattttaactgtctaatcacaaaaatcattgttgatcaatcgaaaacgctcactaaAGATGATAGTTAGTTGCTGTCGAAATACCGGtctctgaacttttcttataccgtggttggatcaaagggaatcttttgattAGTTTGATTCAGCAGTTTCCAGTgtattgtaaaaaatatatgatgTTATAGTaccttaaaatgttttttacaaacattattgaaacatttatttaaaagaacAAGAATTGATgatctcttcttcttctttcttctacATAAACTGCTTGCAGCATCGATGATCTGCCGCAGTTCTGGATTAAGGGCCAGTAACTTAGACTATATGCCCTGATGATCTCTTTGATTTGGTTGGAAACGACATTTCACATAAAGTACATAACAATTATAAATTAGGCcggaataaattttaaacctttcttttgtcactcggagttgaaacATGGCGAGGGGgtggaaagggggagggggagaataaaaaataatgcaaaaaaaaaacaaataaattggaataaattacaCGACATCTTGTATGCAACTAAATTGCATACTGTATCAATGAAcgaaacctataaatcaagtatttttctatcgaaaacttcaattaaatcaagaatattaaaagttaaataactcccatcttccacaatttcatttttgggggcatccattaattacgtaacgcacctagggggggggggctaAGTTCGAGCGTCACGAATTGTGTCATAGGGGAGGGTGgaaggtatgctcatcgttacgtaacgattttttccttaaaaattgcAGTAAAgtttctgagatagactcctaAAAATGTGTATGGAATATTCGTGAAATAACGGTTGGAAATCCAATTTTAGGTCGATTCACCCCCTAACATTTACTgtattttctcaattgattcacatttattactaagtggagtatattttgcataacaacaaaatatagtaaataaggtaaattaaggttgccagaattttttccactcctatccgggcctagcaattccgggcattttttcaaaaaaacctggcaaaatccaggcatggatttcaatttttcaaatccaaaaaccgggcaaaagccgggcaaaatttaggtttcatctatatatataatctatatatataaaaatgaatttctgtctgtctgtctgtctgtctgtcggtctgtctgtctgtctgttccctatagactcgaaaactactgaaccgatatgcgtgaaacttggcagatgggggtactggaggccggggaaggttcctataatagtttgggtcccctccctcttcctggaaggggggagggggtcatatAAATAAATGTGAGAAGTCtttataactcgagaaccgatcatgcaaatggaacgaaatttggcataagagtgtatttcggtacgaagaatgtttctatgatgatttggtatccctccctccatccagtggggagaaaggaaggggggagggggcctaccttacattttttttaatatctggaggacaaatcaagcaaatggaaccaaatttggcataggacggtagtggaatacgaaaaatgattctatgattatttcagacccctccctcctttcagtggggaTTCAGGAAGGAGAGGAGGGGCCTTTAACCCCTTTTATAttacataacttgaaaactattcgagcaaatgaaaccaaatttggcttggaagggtatttgggtacgataaatagttctatgaatatttggtacccctccctccattcagtgaggagatagaaaatggggaggggctcctttacaattttcagtatagcTGGGAAACTAATCAAGCCAATGGAACTAAAATTTGGCGTAGGAAGGTATTTAattacgagaaatatttctatgatatcTGGAGAAACCCTCTGTTCTTCCAGTCGAAAAAActtaagggaggagggtgctcccttacaattttttacatcacttggatccttacccagcaaatggaacgaaatatggcttgggagggtatttgagcacaaggaaTATTGCAGTGGGGcgataggaaggagagaggggtgcttctttacaatttttcgcataaatcgagaactaatcgagcaaatggaacaactttggcatgggaaagcatttggatagGTTTAACGGTTATTTGCTAATTTGAGATTTCATTCTTTTATAGCATTACTCGAAAACTAATAATGAAAACGAAACCAAATATGGCATGAGAGGGAATTCGAGcacgagaaatgtttttcccTTTCCTCCATTCAGTGGATCGATAAAAATGGGAAGAGAGTCactcattcattttttaaatatgtcgaTTActtatcgagaaaatggaaccaaattttcataggagcatatttttgtacgggcaattttttttcgatggtttGAGACGCCCTTCTTTTGCCGGATAGTTAATAGAGGGTCACCTATTTTTCCAgtaactcgaaaacttatcgaGAATGGAGCCAAAATAACAtggtatttgtatacaagaagtgtttttctgctGTTATGAGACCCCTCTTCCTTCCATTAGGGATATAGAAATAGGGAAGGGGGTATCtaacaatttgaataataattcaaGAACAAATAGGTAAAATAAGTGTCTCATGAagttattttgttacaaaaaatctttctttgAGAGTTTGAGAGCCTCTTCACATTAAAAGGGAAAGCGAAGattccaaatataaaaaaaatatttggcataagttataaacttaagaagtaaagaattttaaaattgatttgaaaattttgtgaaataaatgaaaagttaaacaactaggtaccacaaatttcaataatttttggaaagtgtagcaaagcacaccgggtcagctagttatatataaaagcaaacaaaaaatgcaaaaagaagGAAATTAATAtgttattaatgtaattgcagacttccaacaactttttggaacacttaaatatttaaaggtttataaaagtaaatcagcgaaattatttaaaacaaacgGTGAAAaattccataccgttaatcgattttgctgaaaatactcaaaaactttttttttttttggtttctttgtgaaaattgtgaaaaaatccgggcaatatccggacttttttcacgatatccgggcaaccgggccggaccggactttctcgaaattttgcatcaaatatccgggcaaacccggagaaaaccgggcaatctggcaagcttaaggtAGATTATTAatgaacaagcacagagcaactcgaaataatacaatcaatttattttatcagagaattatcatcaatgagtactaagaagtgAATTGGATAGACATCAAttcagttttgaaaaacgttattaaaatttatgaaatatcttttttgaacttcaaaaattattattttaaacatgagaagatgggaggggggggggaaaTAACAGTGTTACGTAATtatcataggggggtacgtcgaagcgttacgatttgtgacatacggggggagggggtaaaaaagtgcattttttgcgttacgtaatttatggatgccgcctttgATCTTGTAATCTTTAggatatttgaacttttttttcgaaacttacataaaattcttcaaacatTATTTCCACTTAAACTTCATAGGACAGCTACTTTACCTGAGTTTATATTGAACTCAATTAAAATTGTTATGCTATATAACATAACTTTGTTTGATGTTTGAGTTCACGTTAGACCAAGGTCAGATTgaaacggggggggggggggaaggaaggggggggggggggcaatcgGCCCAAAGACATCAAACATCTAtgttaatgaaaattgttaaaagcaAGCGAAAGGAATTAATTTGTAATAAGAAATTCAGTTAaaggaaaattaataaataatgatTTGTTTCTGTTACGGCACAAGGTGGTGCGATTGCGATTGGACTTTGATCCGATACCAGGTTTATCGCATCGTCATCAGTTATATCGAACTCAATTATATTGACCCTTCCCGAGCGAGCGCCCCAGCCTTTAAAACCCGGCCACAACAAAGTTGCAATCATCAATCAAAGTGCAACCAAACACCAGAATGTGGCCATTCTCATCGGAACCAGAAGTAAACGTGGAGAACAACATCTCCACACACAACGCGATCGGGTACTCGATCGACGCGTTGTTCgtggtcatcatcatcatcataatcatcgtTTGGCGATGGCGACGAAATGTGCGCCGTCTGCAGAAAATGGAAGAATTGGCGGCACGGCTCGCTCGGGAACGAGCCTCGAGTGATGTTTGAAACAAACGAATAAAATCAGTGCCAAGTTAGAATCGAGTGTGTTCGGTTGTGGACCGAAAGAAAATATCACAGCCCAGTGCAGTTCAAAGTTGGAACTCGTGTCATTCACTTGGATGACAACCCTTTGTGTGAAAATTCTCGTATTATGTTTAGACTTAACAGTTTACTTAACATTTTCTGGTGCCGAAACCCGGGAACAGTTCCCGTTGCAGCAGTTAGCCTTCACCACGTGGAGTCGCAAGAATTCTCACGGTCCATTCCAATCATCGCAGGCCCCAGCAGAGCCGAAGAATCGTTTGGTCAGCCGCTCGAAAAACTTCATCGCAGTTTTGCAGCCCAGCAGCAGCGAAGGATTCCGGATTTTCGCCCTCCAGTAGGATTACCGGTAGTTCCAGTCGGTGAGGTTAGGTTGAGCGCATGGTTTGTCATCGAACAAAGGTACGTGaacttttgattgttttttactAAGAACGACGGAATGGCACCGCTCAAGAAGGCACCCAAGagcattaaattaaaatctttggtTCGCCGTCGTAGTAACATTATCGGTGCTGCCCAACTGATAAAACGCTTTGATGATGACTTTATTGAAGAACAAAGAGGGCAATTGCCGGTTAGAATTGAACGACTCGAAGAGTTATTTCGCGAATTCGAGCACATTCAAGACGAAATAGAAGATTTGGAGGATGAATTAGAAGAATTTTGTGATCAGCGTCGAGAATTGCATAACCTATATTACGAGTTGAAGTCATCATTGCAATCCAAATTATCTTCCGGACAATTCGCACATAACCCTACTTCTAACAATCAAACCGATTCAGCACCACCTATAGCAAATGTTCGACTTCCAGAAATAAGATTGTCGGAATTTTCTGGTGAATTTGGAAAATGGGAAGCCTTTCGTGATCTTTTTACGTCGCTTATTCACAACAACAGTTCCCTGCCAGCAGTGCAGAAAATGCATTACCTACGTGGTGCCCTAACTGGCGAAGCATCGCGCATTATATCGTCCTTGGAAATTTCGTCTGTGAATTATACTATTGCATGGAAGCTGTTGAAGGAACGATtcgaaaattctaactttttgattaaaattcatATGGCAGGCCTTCTTTCTGCAACACCACTTAAGAAGGAATCATCATCTGGGCTTTCGGAACTGGCTGATGAGTTTGATCGTCATGTTCAGTTATTAGATAAACTTGAAAATCCTGAAGTTCACTGGAACTCTTTTTTGGTTGAACGTCTGAGCCAATGTCTTGATCCAGCTTCTTTGCGTGAATGGGAAACTACTAATTCGACTACGGTTCGACCCACTTATAAACAGCTTCTGGAGTTTATTCATAAAAGATCACGTCTTATTCAAACTCTAATGCTCTCCCAAAATAATCCTTCCCACTCCGAACCACCAAAACCAAGTAAGTCGCGCCTCACCACAGCCCACGTTGCCTCTGATAACATCCCAAGGTGTGTTTGCTGCAAAAGGGCACACTTTTTATTCCAATGTTCCCAATTTACAAATGACTTCACACCTCGTCAACGCTTTGAGATGGTGAAGAAAAATGGGCTATGCATCAATTGCATGAAGGGAACTCACCTCGCGAAGGATTGCTCCAGTGGGTCTTGTAAAACCTGCTCTAAAAAACACCACACTCTGCTGCACCTACCTCCATTCACACCACACGGGCAGCAGACCTCGCAAAGGGCAGCAATCCCTTCGCAAAGCTGCTTATCGCAGCTCGAGTCGTCGGCCGGTAGCTCAGCGCTTGAGCAGTCACACGCTTCACCACCCGCGAACTCGTCGCCCGCTTCTGATTCGATTCCTCCCACTTCGTCGCGTTTAACGttaaattcagattcactaCCTCCCACTACCGCCTGTCAAAGTGCTGAAGTTAAATCGAATTCTGGAAGTTTCGTCATGCTGTCAACTGCAGTGATCAAAGTTCTTGATGCTGATAACAAATACCAATTCGCCAGAGCACTACTGGACAGTGGCTCTCAACCAAGCTTTATTTCCGAGTCCCTCTGCCAGCGACTTCGGTTGAAACGAAATAAGCTTAACTCACCTGTAAGCGGTATTGGTCAATCATCCGTGAATGTCCACTTTGGCGTGACTTTGTCCATTGCTTCTCGCTTCGGGGGCTTCGAAACTAGCTTGCAGTGCCTTGTGCTTCCTAAATTAACGGTTGACTTGCCCAGTCATCACATTGATGTTACTCGTTGGCGCATACCTCGTCATCTGCCGCTTGCCGACCCTCAATTCAACATTCGCCAAGGTATCGACCTCATCTTGGGGGCGGAGTTGTTCTTCGACCTGTTACAACAACAGCGCTTCTCGTTGCCATCTGGGTACCCGTCGCTACAGAAGACCGTTCTGGGTTTCATCGTCTGCGGTAAGGTATCAGCTCCAGCCCCCCAACGAGATAACACTCTAACCAGCCATGTTTGTTCCGACGAAGCTCTTAACGTTCAACTTGAAAGGTTTTGGGAAGTAGAAAATTTCGACGATGGCAAGGCATTGACGACTGAAGAGCTGAGCTGCGAAGAGCACTTCAAGCAAACTGTGCAGAGAGATGATTCCGGAAGATATGTCGTTCGTTTACCCATGCGCACAGAGATGGTTTCGTTGTTAGGAGATTCGTACGCCGTCGCACTCCGTCGTTTCAAGTCAATGGAACGAAAGTTCACCGCAGATGAAACCCTTCGCCAAGCCTACGTCAATTTCATGGCTGATTACGAGAAGCTTGGACATATGGAGGTGAATCTTCGCGCGTCGTGTAGCCCACAGTTCTTTCTACCCCACCACGCCATCCATCGCCCTGGAAGCACCACTACGAAAATCAGAGTCGTGTTCGACGGTTCTTGTCGTGGTTCCACTCATTTGTGCCTTAATGATGTTCTCTACACTGGTCATTCCGTGCAACCAGCTTTGTACGCCACCGTTATTAACTTTCGAATGCCTCTCTACGTCGTTACTGCCGATATTGAAAAGATGTTTCGCCAAATTTGGGTCCACCCAGAAGATCGAAAGTTCCAGCAAATTCTTTGGAGAGCCAGGCCGTCAGAACCAATCAGCACGTACACACTCAACACCGTTACATACGGTCTCGCCAGTTCGCCATTTCACGCTACTCGAATTCTCGAACAGCTAGCTGCCGATGAAGGAAAATACTACCCATTGGCTGCCCAGATCTTACGAAACGGAACCTACATGGACGATATTCTCACAGGTCACAACGATCCGAAAACTCTCGA
It includes:
- the LOC129741300 gene encoding uncharacterized protein LOC129741300, with product MAPLKKAPKSIKLKSLVRRRSNIIGAAQLIKRFDDDFIEEQRGQLPVRIERLEELFREFEHIQDEIEDLEDELEEFCDQRRELHNLYYELKSSLQSKLSSGQFAHNPTSNNQTDSAPPIANVRLPEIRLSEFSGEFGKWEAFRDLFTSLIHNNSSLPAVQKMHYLRGALTGEASRIISSLEISSVNYTIAWKLLKERFENSNFLIKIHMAGLLSATPLKKESSSGLSELADEFDRHVQLLDKLENPEVHWNSFLVERLSQCLDPASLREWETTNSTTVRPTYKQLLEFIHKRSRLIQTLMLSQNNPSHSEPPKPSKSRLTTAHVASDNIPRCVCCKRAHFLFQCSQFTNDFTPRQRFEMVKKNGLCINCMKGTHLAKDCSSGSCKTCSKKHHTLLHLPPFTPHGQQTSQRAAIPSQSCLSQLESSAGSSALEQSHASPPANSSPASDSIPPTSSRLTLNSDSLPPTTACQSAEVKSNSGSFVMLSTAVIKVLDADNKYQFARALLDSGSQPSFISESLCQRLRLKRNKLNSPVSGIGQSSVNVHFGVTLSIASRFGGFETSLQCLVLPKLTVDLPSHHIDVTRWRIPRHLPLADPQFNIRQGIDLILGAELFFDLLQQQRFSLPSGYPSLQKTVLGFIVCGKVSAPAPQRDNTLTSHVCSDEALNVQLERFWEVENFDDGKALTTEELSCEEHFKQTVQRDDSGRYVVRLPMRTEMVSLLGDSYAVALRRFKSMERKFTADETLRQAYVNFMADYEKLGHMEVNLRASCSPQFFLPHHAIHRPGSTTTKIRVVFDGSCRGSTHLCLNDVLYTGHSVQPALYATVINFRMPLYVVTADIEKMFRQIWVHPEDRKFQQILWRARPSEPISTYTLNTVTYGLASSPFHATRILEQLAADEGKYYPLAAQILRNGTYMDDILTGHNDPKTLEDSCHELIEMLSKAGFVLRKFATNDQSILSKIPSELWEMKNVLELDRTAAIKTLGLLWFPHSDSLRFKVPVLPESSGITKRIVVSEMAQLFDPLGLLSPVVMQAKMFVQRLWAEHLPWDTELAEDLSSWWKQYRRTLQRLLDIEIPRRVIGNTHHQYTLHCFCDASKGGYGCSIYVVSPDLSGTLQSRLLTSKSRVASLKGHSIPRYELCAALLGSQLVDNLRKTTVYTQPAIFWSDSTIVLYWIKSPSHKWKVFVSNRIAEIQRLTKDCQWRHIPTELNPADKVSRGVLASEIVGDELWWHGPGFLTSPVEQWPDSKVCVENFPEQDCEAQVVVSLHSQYLETSLIDRTSELAKLLKIVAFFYRFHNNCRLEESKRYKTSLTPSEIDHALKVLIRMVQRSTFHLEMQIYDLKRTSSSTKTVSSKSPLKNLNLFMDEFGLLRLNSRLTNRNAPFDTRCPILLPAKHRLSWLIARSIHLQTFHGGPGLVLATLRQRFWPLQGRVLVRSIVRQCITCFRCNPTRSTQMMAPLPAVRVTPAKVFAYTGLDYCGPFNVRPLSGRGSSVKMYVALFVCFVVKAVHLEVVADLTSVACINAIKRFVATRGRVCEIHCDNATAFVGADRELRALRRQFLQQF